A window of the Streptomyces albireticuli genome harbors these coding sequences:
- a CDS encoding GntR family transcriptional regulator, whose product MPGSEAVRRTTLRSQIADALRDEVIAGRLPAGRQFTVKEIAEQYGVSATPVREALLDLCSQGLLDVELHKSYRVRAFSYADFRDMVEARALIVEGIFRLPHSLKGTTGAPLAEHTLNAVPPAALASVRRRAEEAARAAEAGDLDILIGYDLRFWRELAGLVGNPYISDFLDRVRVQSWIFTVPLLRRLPTLRGRLWHGHAELVEAVAARDALTAERIIAAYNEHSLALIASVTE is encoded by the coding sequence ATGCCCGGCAGCGAGGCGGTCAGACGGACGACGCTGCGTTCGCAGATCGCCGACGCCCTGCGCGACGAGGTGATCGCCGGACGGCTCCCCGCGGGGCGCCAGTTCACGGTCAAGGAGATCGCCGAGCAGTACGGCGTCTCCGCGACGCCCGTGCGCGAGGCGCTGCTCGACCTCTGCTCCCAGGGGCTGCTCGACGTGGAGCTGCACAAGAGCTACCGCGTCCGCGCGTTCTCCTACGCCGACTTCCGCGACATGGTCGAGGCCCGCGCCCTGATCGTCGAGGGCATCTTCCGGCTGCCCCACAGCCTCAAGGGCACGACGGGCGCCCCGCTCGCCGAGCACACCCTGAACGCCGTGCCGCCCGCCGCCCTGGCGTCCGTGCGGCGCCGGGCCGAGGAGGCCGCGCGGGCCGCGGAGGCGGGGGACCTGGACATCCTGATCGGCTACGACCTGCGCTTCTGGCGCGAACTGGCGGGCCTGGTAGGCAATCCGTACATATCGGATTTCCTGGACCGGGTCCGGGTGCAGAGCTGGATCTTCACCGTGCCGCTGCTGCGCCGGCTGCCGACGCTGCGCGGGCGGCTGTGGCACGGTCACGCCGAGCTGGTCGAGGCGGTGGCGGCGCGCGACGCGCTCACCGCCGAACGGATCATTGCTGCCTACAACGAACATTCTCTGGCATTGATCGCGAGCGTGACCGAATAG
- a CDS encoding adenylosuccinate synthase, translated as MPALVLLGAQWGDEGKGKATDLLGGSVDYVVRYQGGNNAGHTVVVGDQKYALHLLPSGILSPGCTPVIGNGVVVDPAVLLSELSGLNERGVDTSKLLLSGNAHLITPYHTTVDKVTERFLGKRKIGTTGRGIGPTYADKINRVGIRVQDLYDESILEQKVEAALDFKNQILAKLYNRRAIESGKIVEELLTYAEQIKPYVADTTLILNNAIDEGKVVLFEGGQGTLLDVDHGTYPFVTSSNPTAGGACTGAGVGPTKINRVIGILKAYTTRVGAGPFPTELFDKDGEALRTIGGERGVTTGRDRRCGWFDAVIARYATRVNGLTDFFLTKLDVLTGWEQIPVCVAYEIDGKRVEELPYSQSDFHHAKPIYEMLPGWSEDITKAKTFADLPKNAQAYVKALEEMSGAPISAIGVGPGRTETIEINSFLS; from the coding sequence GTGCCCGCACTTGTGCTGCTCGGTGCTCAGTGGGGTGATGAGGGCAAGGGAAAGGCCACCGACCTCCTCGGTGGATCCGTGGACTATGTGGTGCGCTACCAAGGTGGCAACAACGCCGGCCACACGGTGGTCGTCGGCGACCAGAAATACGCGCTGCATCTCCTCCCTTCCGGAATCCTCTCGCCGGGGTGCACCCCGGTGATCGGTAACGGAGTCGTCGTCGACCCGGCGGTCCTGCTCTCCGAGCTGAGCGGACTCAACGAGCGCGGCGTCGACACGTCCAAGCTGCTGCTCAGCGGTAACGCGCACCTGATCACGCCGTACCACACCACGGTCGACAAGGTGACGGAACGCTTCCTCGGCAAGCGGAAGATCGGCACCACCGGTCGCGGCATCGGCCCGACCTACGCCGACAAGATCAACCGCGTGGGCATCCGCGTCCAGGACCTCTACGACGAGTCGATCCTGGAGCAGAAGGTCGAGGCCGCTCTCGACTTCAAGAACCAGATCCTGGCGAAGCTCTACAACCGCCGCGCCATCGAGTCCGGCAAGATCGTCGAGGAGCTGCTCACCTACGCGGAGCAGATCAAGCCGTACGTGGCCGACACGACGCTGATCCTCAACAACGCCATCGACGAGGGCAAGGTCGTCCTCTTCGAGGGCGGCCAGGGCACGCTGCTCGACGTCGACCACGGCACGTACCCCTTCGTCACCTCGTCCAACCCGACCGCGGGCGGCGCCTGCACGGGTGCCGGCGTCGGTCCGACGAAGATCAACCGGGTCATCGGCATCCTCAAGGCGTACACGACCCGCGTCGGCGCCGGCCCGTTCCCGACCGAGCTGTTCGACAAGGACGGCGAGGCGCTGCGGACCATCGGTGGCGAGCGCGGTGTGACCACCGGCCGTGACCGCCGCTGCGGCTGGTTCGACGCCGTCATCGCCCGCTACGCGACCCGCGTCAACGGCCTGACGGACTTCTTCCTCACCAAGCTCGACGTGCTCACCGGCTGGGAGCAGATCCCGGTCTGCGTCGCCTACGAGATCGACGGCAAGCGCGTCGAGGAGCTGCCCTACAGCCAGAGCGACTTCCACCACGCGAAGCCGATCTACGAGATGCTGCCGGGCTGGTCCGAGGACATCACCAAGGCCAAGACCTTCGCCGACCTGCCGAAGAACGCGCAGGCCTACGTGAAGGCGCTGGAGGAGATGTCCGGCGCGCCGATCTCCGCGATCGGCGTCGGCCCGGGCCGTACCGAGACGATCGAGATCAACTCCTTCCTCTCGTAA
- a CDS encoding alpha/beta hydrolase has product MTVPGPGAEAEERALMALPYEPPSTTVAYGEHPSQVVDFYRPAGATGPRELRVTLLHGGFWREAYDRRHLAPLAAALAGPGVEVALAEYRRVGGGGGLPATFEDVARITALPGAPARHVLVGHSAGGHLALWAASAAPGSVTEVVAVAPVADLRRARALGLGNGAVTALLGPGEHPEADPSRLSPPRMPVTVLHGTADPDVPLSVSGGYVSAMRGCGGGVVLRALRGVGHFGAVTPGVSACGELLGVLGL; this is encoded by the coding sequence ATGACGGTTCCCGGGCCCGGGGCGGAGGCCGAGGAGCGGGCGCTGATGGCGCTGCCGTACGAGCCGCCCTCCACCACGGTCGCCTACGGGGAGCACCCCAGCCAGGTCGTCGACTTCTACCGCCCGGCGGGGGCGACCGGCCCCCGCGAGCTCCGGGTGACGCTCCTGCACGGCGGCTTCTGGCGCGAGGCCTACGACCGGCGCCACCTCGCCCCGCTGGCGGCGGCGCTGGCGGGGCCGGGCGTCGAGGTCGCGCTGGCGGAGTACCGCCGGGTGGGCGGGGGCGGCGGGCTGCCCGCCACGTTCGAGGACGTGGCGCGGATCACCGCGCTGCCCGGCGCCCCCGCCCGGCACGTCCTGGTGGGCCACTCCGCCGGCGGCCACCTCGCGCTGTGGGCGGCGAGCGCCGCCCCCGGCTCGGTCACCGAGGTCGTGGCCGTGGCACCCGTCGCGGACCTGCGCCGGGCCCGCGCCCTGGGCCTAGGCAACGGCGCCGTCACGGCCCTCCTGGGCCCCGGGGAACACCCCGAGGCCGACCCGTCCCGCCTCTCCCCACCCCGCATGCCGGTCACGGTCCTGCACGGCACGGCGGACCCGGACGTGCCGCTGTCGGTGTCCGGGGGGTACGTGTCGGCGATGCGGGGGTGTGGGGGCGGGGTGGTGCTGCGGGCGTTGCGGGGGGTGGGGCACTTCGGGGCGGTGACGCCGGGGGTGTCGGCGTGCGGGGAGCTTTTGGGGGTGCTGGGGTTGTGA
- a CDS encoding DUF3151 domain-containing protein: MSIHENLLGGPPPTHLPDDPEPRELLASGAAPAEVAAKYPASSLAWAQLADEAFDGGRVVESYAYARTGYHRGLDALRRSGWKGHGPVPFEHEPNRGFLRALHALARAAQAIGEQEEYERCSTFLRESSPTAANTLG, from the coding sequence ATGTCCATTCACGAGAACCTGCTCGGGGGACCGCCCCCGACCCACCTCCCCGACGACCCGGAGCCGCGAGAGTTGCTCGCCTCCGGCGCCGCTCCCGCCGAGGTCGCCGCGAAGTACCCCGCGTCCTCCCTCGCCTGGGCGCAGCTCGCCGACGAGGCGTTCGACGGCGGCCGCGTCGTCGAGTCCTATGCGTACGCCCGCACGGGCTACCACCGCGGCCTCGACGCCCTGCGCCGCAGCGGCTGGAAGGGCCACGGCCCGGTGCCGTTCGAGCACGAGCCGAACCGCGGCTTCCTGCGCGCGCTGCACGCCCTCGCCCGCGCCGCCCAGGCGATCGGCGAGCAGGAGGAGTACGAGCGCTGCTCGACCTTCCTGCGGGAGAGCTCCCCGACGGCCGCCAACACCCTGGGCTGA
- a CDS encoding cold-shock protein, with the protein MATGTVKWFNSEKGFGFIEQDGGGADVFAHYSNIATQGFRELQEGQKVSFDVTQGQKGPQAENIVPA; encoded by the coding sequence TTGGCTACCGGCACCGTGAAGTGGTTCAACTCCGAAAAGGGATTCGGATTCATCGAGCAGGACGGTGGCGGCGCCGACGTCTTCGCCCACTACTCGAACATCGCGACGCAGGGCTTCCGTGAGCTCCAGGAGGGCCAGAAGGTCTCCTTCGACGTGACCCAGGGCCAGAAGGGCCCCCAGGCGGAGAACATCGTTCCCGCCTGA
- a CDS encoding response regulator — MTIRVLIVDDQMMVREGFSVLLNAMPDIEVVGEAVDGRQAVEQVAALRPDVVLMDIRMPVLNGLEATREIVAADAEAKVLVLTTFDLDEYVYQALRAGASGFLLKDASAQQLADGVRVVASGEALLAPTVTKRLILEFSRLGAPKPPTQERIGDLTERETEVLVLVAQGRSNSEIATHLVVAESTVKTHVSRILVKLGLRDRTQAAVFAYEAGLITPGG, encoded by the coding sequence ATGACCATCCGTGTGCTGATCGTGGACGACCAGATGATGGTCCGCGAGGGTTTCTCCGTCCTGCTCAACGCCATGCCGGACATCGAGGTCGTCGGCGAGGCCGTGGACGGCCGGCAGGCCGTCGAGCAGGTGGCGGCGCTGCGGCCCGACGTCGTCCTCATGGACATCCGGATGCCGGTGCTCAACGGCCTGGAGGCGACCCGCGAGATCGTCGCCGCCGACGCCGAGGCGAAGGTCCTCGTCCTGACCACCTTCGATCTCGACGAGTACGTCTACCAAGCCCTGCGGGCCGGGGCCAGCGGCTTCCTGCTCAAGGACGCGTCCGCACAGCAGCTCGCCGACGGCGTGCGCGTCGTGGCCTCGGGGGAGGCGCTGCTCGCCCCCACGGTCACCAAGCGCCTGATCCTGGAGTTCTCCCGGCTGGGCGCGCCCAAGCCGCCCACGCAGGAGCGGATCGGCGACCTTACGGAGCGCGAGACGGAGGTCCTGGTCCTCGTCGCCCAGGGCCGCTCCAACTCCGAGATCGCGACGCATCTGGTGGTGGCGGAGTCCACGGTCAAGACGCACGTCAGCCGCATCCTGGTGAAGCTGGGCCTGCGCGACCGCACGCAGGCGGCGGTCTTCGCGTACGAGGCGGGCCTGATCACACCGGGCGGCTGA
- a CDS encoding sensor histidine kinase, translating into MAKTALRGIREDLFHDAFAFRPLPPLPADHRLVRRLPGRARHYGRWFPHAVLVGFTAVVMLATVERHGGLFGIVAALFVGVPMVTTLFRPVGAWWLSVGSVMFTGVVLSGSDMGLWSPGGFFSHLFVLLVVALRTRPRVAAEMLALTGAMGLFLAFFMRGIGPYGGNYFVGDLFQMLVIYGMVLFVVLAIRGLRESKQQVVAQVAVTEVERSRRTVLEERTTIARELHDVVAHHMSVVAIQAEAAPYRVQDTPPELAAAFQTIRENAVAALTELRRVLGVVRSENPDAFADPEAPQPTLAALDTLFDNVRSAGLSVEHVTTGAVRPLPQGVELSAYRIVQEALSNVLRHAPGAEARVELGYVLGGLGLRIVNGPANRLAKPSPGAGHGVLGMRERVAMLGGEMTAEATPEGGYEVTAFIPVTVDEAAAA; encoded by the coding sequence ATGGCGAAGACCGCCCTCCGCGGCATCCGCGAGGACCTCTTCCACGACGCGTTCGCCTTCCGGCCGCTGCCGCCCCTGCCCGCCGACCACAGGCTGGTCCGCAGGCTGCCGGGGCGTGCCCGGCACTACGGGCGGTGGTTCCCGCACGCCGTCCTGGTCGGGTTCACCGCCGTGGTCATGCTCGCGACGGTGGAGCGCCACGGCGGGCTGTTCGGGATCGTGGCGGCGCTGTTCGTCGGGGTGCCGATGGTGACGACGCTGTTCCGTCCGGTGGGCGCGTGGTGGCTGTCGGTCGGCAGTGTCATGTTCACGGGCGTCGTCCTCTCCGGTTCCGACATGGGGCTGTGGTCGCCCGGCGGCTTCTTCTCGCACCTCTTCGTGCTGCTGGTCGTGGCGCTGCGCACCCGACCGCGCGTGGCGGCCGAGATGCTGGCCCTGACCGGGGCCATGGGCCTCTTCCTTGCGTTCTTCATGCGCGGGATCGGCCCTTACGGCGGCAACTACTTCGTCGGCGATCTGTTCCAGATGCTGGTGATCTACGGGATGGTGCTCTTCGTCGTCCTCGCCATACGCGGGCTGCGCGAGAGCAAGCAGCAGGTCGTCGCCCAGGTCGCCGTCACCGAGGTCGAGCGCTCCCGCCGGACCGTGCTGGAGGAGCGCACCACCATCGCCCGCGAGCTGCACGACGTGGTCGCGCACCACATGTCCGTCGTGGCCATCCAGGCGGAGGCCGCGCCCTACCGGGTGCAGGACACCCCGCCGGAGCTCGCCGCCGCGTTCCAGACCATCCGCGAGAACGCCGTCGCCGCCCTGACCGAGCTGCGCCGGGTGCTCGGCGTCGTGCGGTCGGAGAACCCCGACGCCTTCGCCGACCCCGAGGCGCCGCAGCCCACCCTCGCCGCCCTCGACACGCTCTTCGACAACGTCCGCTCCGCCGGGCTGTCCGTCGAGCACGTCACCACGGGCGCCGTGCGGCCGCTGCCGCAGGGCGTGGAGCTGTCGGCCTACCGCATCGTCCAGGAGGCGCTCAGCAACGTGCTGCGGCACGCCCCCGGGGCCGAGGCCCGCGTCGAGCTCGGCTACGTCCTCGGCGGCCTCGGCCTGCGGATCGTCAACGGCCCGGCCAACCGCCTGGCCAAGCCCTCGCCGGGGGCCGGGCACGGCGTGCTCGGCATGCGCGAGCGCGTCGCCATGCTCGGCGGCGAGATGACGGCGGAGGCCACGCCCGAGGGCGGCTACGAGGTCACGGCCTTCATCCCGGTCACGGTGGACGAGGCGGCCGCCGCATGA
- a CDS encoding aspartate aminotransferase family protein, with product MNTQPDPRTKAAVKAADRAHVFHSWSAQGLIDPLAVAGAEGSYFWDYDGNRYLDFSSQLVNTNIGHQHPKVVAAVREQAAKLCTIAPGFAVDVRSEAARLIAGRTPGDLDKIFFTNGGAEAVENAVRMARLHTGRAKVLSAYRSYHGATAAAINLTGDPRRWPSDTASAGVVHFWAPFLYRSPFHAETEEQECARALRHLEDTIVFEGPGTVAAIVLETVPGTAGIMVPPAGYLAGVREICDRHGIVFVLDEVMAGFGRTGRWFAADHWDVTPDLLTFAKGVNSGYVPLGGVAISAEIAATFDERPYPGGLTYSGHPLACASAVATIEAMAEEGIVENAARIGEDVLGPGLRELAERHPSVGEVRGLGVFWAVELVKDRATREPLVPYNASGEANAPMAAFTAACKKSGLWPFVNMNRMHVVPPCTVSEDEARQGLALLDEALTAADAHTV from the coding sequence TTGAACACGCAGCCAGACCCCCGCACCAAGGCCGCCGTCAAGGCCGCCGACCGGGCGCACGTCTTCCACTCCTGGTCCGCGCAGGGCCTCATCGACCCGCTGGCCGTCGCCGGGGCCGAGGGCTCGTACTTCTGGGACTACGACGGCAATCGCTACCTCGATTTCTCCTCCCAGCTCGTCAACACGAACATCGGTCACCAGCACCCCAAAGTGGTCGCCGCGGTGCGGGAGCAGGCGGCGAAGCTGTGCACGATCGCGCCGGGCTTCGCGGTGGACGTGCGGTCGGAGGCGGCCCGGCTGATCGCGGGGCGCACGCCGGGCGACCTCGACAAGATCTTCTTCACCAACGGCGGCGCCGAGGCGGTCGAGAACGCCGTGCGCATGGCGCGGCTGCACACCGGCCGTGCCAAGGTGCTGAGCGCCTACCGCTCGTACCACGGGGCGACGGCCGCGGCGATCAACCTCACCGGTGACCCGCGCCGTTGGCCCTCCGACACGGCCTCGGCGGGCGTCGTGCATTTCTGGGCGCCGTTCCTCTACCGCTCGCCGTTCCACGCGGAGACGGAGGAGCAGGAGTGCGCGCGCGCCCTGCGCCACCTTGAGGACACCATCGTCTTCGAGGGGCCGGGGACCGTCGCCGCGATCGTCCTGGAGACCGTCCCCGGCACCGCCGGGATCATGGTGCCGCCGGCCGGTTACCTCGCCGGCGTCCGGGAGATCTGCGACCGCCACGGCATCGTCTTCGTCCTGGACGAGGTCATGGCCGGTTTCGGGCGTACGGGCCGCTGGTTCGCCGCCGACCACTGGGACGTCACGCCCGACCTGCTGACCTTCGCCAAGGGCGTCAACTCCGGCTATGTGCCGCTCGGCGGCGTCGCGATCTCCGCGGAGATCGCCGCCACCTTCGACGAGCGGCCGTACCCCGGCGGCCTCACCTACTCCGGCCACCCGCTCGCCTGCGCCTCCGCCGTGGCGACGATCGAGGCGATGGCCGAGGAGGGCATCGTGGAGAACGCCGCGCGGATCGGCGAGGACGTCCTCGGGCCCGGTCTGCGCGAGCTCGCCGAGCGCCACCCGAGCGTGGGCGAGGTGCGCGGGCTCGGCGTCTTCTGGGCGGTGGAGCTGGTCAAGGACCGCGCCACCCGGGAGCCGCTGGTCCCGTACAACGCGTCGGGCGAGGCCAATGCCCCGATGGCGGCCTTCACCGCCGCCTGCAAGAAGTCCGGTCTGTGGCCTTTCGTGAACATGAACCGGATGCATGTGGTGCCGCCGTGCACGGTTTCCGAGGACGAGGCGCGGCAGGGCCTGGCCCTGCTCGACGAGGCGCTCACGGCGGCCGACGCGCACACCGTCTGA
- a CDS encoding tryptophan 2,3-dioxygenase produces MTSEPRSTVQDTAPGSTGDTTGDTAPNIRFTGSTPYEDYVRASVLGDLQEPLSDDPGEMSFLVTTQVMELWFTLLVHEWQTAARALREDDLATAMAALRRSTYELESLNASWKPLAHLTPTQFNAFRSALGEASGFQSATYRRLEFLLGEKSPAMLVPYRGAPALHAELEQALREPGLYDEVLRHLARRGHAIPRAVLDRDVSERYAPDPAVEEVWQRVYAGDQNAEACRLGEALTEVAELVWRWRNDHLVATRRAMGAKVGTGGSAGVAWLEKRAAKHVFPELWTARSRV; encoded by the coding sequence ATGACTTCCGAACCACGTTCCACCGTTCAGGACACCGCGCCCGGCAGTACGGGCGACACCACGGGCGACACCGCGCCGAACATCCGCTTCACCGGCAGCACGCCCTACGAGGACTATGTGCGGGCCTCCGTCCTCGGCGACCTCCAGGAACCGCTCTCCGACGACCCCGGCGAGATGTCCTTCCTCGTCACCACCCAGGTGATGGAGCTCTGGTTCACCCTCCTCGTGCACGAGTGGCAGACCGCCGCCCGCGCCCTGCGCGAGGACGACCTGGCGACCGCGATGGCCGCGCTCAGACGCTCCACCTACGAGCTCGAATCGCTCAACGCGTCCTGGAAGCCGCTCGCTCATCTGACACCCACTCAGTTCAACGCCTTCCGCTCCGCCCTCGGCGAGGCCTCCGGCTTCCAGTCGGCGACCTACCGCCGCCTGGAGTTCCTGCTCGGCGAGAAGTCCCCGGCGATGCTCGTCCCCTACCGCGGGGCGCCCGCCCTCCACGCGGAGCTGGAGCAGGCGTTGCGTGAACCGGGCCTGTACGACGAGGTGCTGCGCCACCTCGCCCGCCGCGGCCACGCGATACCCCGGGCCGTCCTCGACCGCGACGTCTCCGAGCGCTACGCCCCGGACCCCGCCGTCGAGGAGGTCTGGCAGCGCGTCTACGCGGGCGACCAGAACGCCGAGGCGTGCCGGCTGGGCGAGGCCCTGACCGAGGTCGCCGAGCTGGTCTGGCGGTGGCGCAACGACCATCTCGTCGCCACCCGGCGGGCGATGGGCGCCAAGGTGGGCACCGGTGGCTCGGCGGGTGTCGCCTGGCTGGAGAAACGTGCCGCCAAACACGTCTTCCCCGAGCTGTGGACGGCGCGCAGCCGTGTCTGA
- the kynU gene encoding kynureninase, whose product MSDGQPDALAAEAAALDEGDVLRAVRKEFALDDGTVYLDGNSLGALPRTVAGRLAEVVGEEWGRLRIRSWTESGWWEAPERVGDRLGRLVGAAPGQLVVGDSTSVNVFKAVVAAVRLAGPGRDEVLVDAATFPTDGYIAASAARMTGCRIRTVDAWDVPAVAGPRTAVALVNHADYRSGRLHDMAGTTAAVHAAGARVVWDLCHSAGALPVGLDADGVDFAVGCTYKYLNGGPGAPAYLYVRRELQPRFDSPLPGWNSHADPFAMDSAYAPADGAARGRVGTPEILSLLALDAALDVWEDVALTDVRAKSLALTDFFLRCVEAYVPTGRVERITPAAHAERGSQVSLRCASGAAGVMQELIRRGVVGDFRRPDVLRFGFTPLYTGFAETRRAARVLGEVLAG is encoded by the coding sequence GTGTCTGACGGGCAGCCGGACGCACTCGCCGCCGAGGCCGCGGCGCTCGACGAGGGCGACGTACTCCGCGCCGTACGGAAGGAGTTCGCCCTCGACGACGGCACCGTCTACCTCGACGGGAACTCCCTGGGGGCGCTGCCCCGCACCGTCGCCGGACGGCTCGCCGAGGTCGTCGGCGAGGAGTGGGGGCGGCTGCGCATCCGCTCCTGGACCGAATCCGGGTGGTGGGAGGCGCCCGAGCGGGTCGGCGACCGCCTCGGGCGGCTCGTCGGGGCCGCCCCCGGCCAGCTCGTCGTCGGCGACTCCACGAGCGTCAACGTCTTCAAGGCGGTCGTCGCCGCCGTCCGGCTGGCGGGGCCGGGCCGCGACGAGGTGCTGGTCGACGCGGCGACGTTCCCCACGGACGGCTACATCGCCGCCTCCGCCGCCCGGATGACGGGCTGCCGGATCCGGACGGTCGACGCCTGGGACGTCCCCGCGGTGGCCGGGCCGCGCACCGCCGTCGCGCTCGTCAACCACGCCGACTACCGCTCGGGCCGCCTCCACGACATGGCCGGGACGACGGCGGCCGTGCACGCGGCCGGGGCCCGGGTGGTGTGGGACCTGTGCCACAGCGCGGGCGCCCTGCCCGTCGGGCTCGACGCGGACGGCGTGGACTTCGCGGTCGGCTGCACGTACAAGTACCTCAACGGCGGGCCCGGCGCCCCCGCCTACCTCTATGTGCGCCGCGAGCTCCAGCCCCGCTTCGACTCCCCGCTCCCGGGCTGGAACTCCCACGCCGACCCCTTCGCCATGGATTCCGCCTACGCGCCCGCCGACGGCGCGGCCAGGGGCCGGGTCGGTACCCCGGAGATCCTCTCCCTGCTCGCCCTGGACGCAGCGCTCGACGTCTGGGAAGACGTCGCCCTTACGGACGTGAGGGCGAAAAGTCTTGCCCTTACGGACTTCTTCCTGCGCTGCGTCGAGGCGTACGTCCCCACAGGCCGCGTCGAGAGGATCACCCCCGCCGCGCACGCCGAGCGCGGCAGCCAGGTCTCCCTGCGGTGCGCCTCCGGCGCGGCCGGCGTCATGCAGGAGCTGATCCGGCGCGGCGTCGTCGGCGACTTCCGCCGCCCGGACGTCCTGCGCTTCGGCTTCACCCCGCTCTACACCGGCTTCGCCGAGACGCGGCGGGCGGCGCGGGTGCTGGGGGAGGTGCTGGCCGGATGA